A stretch of Halichondria panicea chromosome 1, odHalPani1.1, whole genome shotgun sequence DNA encodes these proteins:
- the LOC135337098 gene encoding uncharacterized protein LOC135337098 produces the protein MAVLDHRDEYAALGFNVVPTESTTPILTTSQIIGIAVGGGLGLILILVVLLLTITCCCVKHRSGQPKKGGDLTNAGTSLDLKPVPYEGLKEQTVGLESEEKERDVDYER, from the exons ATGGCTGTACTG GATCATCGTGACGAGTACGCAGCCCTAGGTTTTAATGTGGTGCCTACGGAATCAACCACTCCCATTCTGACAACCAGTCAGATTATTGGTATAGCGGTGGGAGGTGGTCTTGGACTGATCCTAATACTGGTCGTTCTTCTGCTTACTATCACATG TTGTTGTGTGAAGCATCGATCAGGACAACCCAAGAAAGGAGGAGACCTCACCAATGCTGGAACTAGCCTTGACCTGAAGCCAGTACCTTATGAGGGCCTCAAAGAACAAACCGTGGGACTAGAGTCTGAGGAGAAGGAAAGAGATGTCGACTATGAGAGATAA